The Ptychodera flava strain L36383 chromosome 16, AS_Pfla_20210202, whole genome shotgun sequence region TCTTGGAATtattaaagttttcaccgtcttcgtaacgtaaaaattgtattttaatttttcccggttggcggccattttgaattagagatatatcggtaaatattggtatataaatacacagacaCGTACACACGCATATATTTAATGACGACGTATCCACTACTTTATTATGAGAACAAAGTGAACAGAAGTAAATATGGGAGATGCACAATTTCCTTAGAAAAAACGAGTAAATTTGTCTCCGTATTCAAGATCTTGATTCCGTCGTCAGGTGTGACACGTCAGATTCTACTTAGAGTGTACGCCACAACCACTGTGGTGTTTTCATCACTCGGGGATTTGAAGATCTCAAATCTACAGTCCTGTCACTCCTGACACTTTGCCTGCGCCTTCCCCTTGCTCAAGGTTCTTGTAGGGCTCTCGGAAAGGAATGTAGTTTTTCCTTGTAAATTTATGACTATATATCCTCTTCGGTCTTGCAACTGTAACTGGCTCTCGGAAAGGAATGTAgtttttctttgtaaatttaTGACTATCCTCTTCGGTCTTGCAACTGTAACACCGTTCTTGATGACAATCTCGCTTTGATGTAGGTTCACCAACCATCACTTCAGCCACAACCAGCCGTCGTTCTCATCATTTGACAACTCTTATCGGTCACTGAATTTTGCGATTTGCGGGGggcggctcattttaaagctctttgcgaaagaaaagttttcaccgtctttgtttttcgaaaatcgaaaatttaattttcccgcatagagttaacacagggatgacggcaattttgaatttcaaatatcgggaaatctaaGGTACTTTGCCGTTCcagtatcaaattttgcactctgactcctgatttttgttctcgatttggtaagagaatggccaaaagttgaattttgaggaaagtttgagcagaaagtttaagtctcactTTCGatacgcatactaccttaaagaaacACCTGGCTGCGCTATGAACATTGGTTACAACTCTTTATATCTCATGGACTATTCGCCTTTCCATCTCCTAAACCATGTGAAATCACTTTGTTTGATGTTGTGCGAAATGATTTTTAATGATAATCTGGCCTCTACTCTGCCTATATATTCGTAAACGACCTAAGCACTGACGGTATCCGAACCCCCTTctcccctctgtctgtctgtctgtcatagGTATGTTACTTTGCACTACTGTCGACGGTCTATAGTGAGCTGCGTATCACTATGTTTATCACCTGCACAGAAAGCAATTAGCATAAAATGTTTGAACCATACAAGTTACACGCAAAACAAACTTTAATATCGCAATCTTCAAAGCATTTTCGAATGTACGtgaatttttgaaatcacaCAAGTCCATGGTACaggttaaaaataaaaaaatcgtaaataACACCGTTCATttactattttatttttaaacagacaAAAGTCTTTATGGGAGGCCATAAAATGTTACGTCACGCAATGCTTATTGAACCAATGTAAAAGCCAGATCGATTGAATAAGTTCAATTAACGACCTATAAAAATACACTAATGTCAGTAGCACTATTTGCCATAACTGTGATTGCCACATACTGCAATTTACAGCAGAAGCCATGCACTGGACGTCAGACCATGTATCTTGTCATTAACTTCTATGCAAATCACTTTGAAGCAAGCTATCTTACGGAATTAAAATTGATAGTTTTACACAGAAAGGAGTCCCGGTTGAAAAAATGTCGTTCCCcatgaaatttttacaatgcaATCACTGCTTCGGATAGTACTCAATTGTACTTAATTGCCAACATTATCAAAGTTGAACAAAACACTCATTGGTCTCTGCTTCAGTATGTGTtccattttgccaatttttttccctgtttgACAGGGCACACCttaacaaaattatgaaataaaaaagttcCCGAACGACCTACTACGCTATTTCCCGAAGGCATATTAACGGAAAGacaatacaatactttttaTGCCCGGCTGAATTCCAAAACAATTCAGAACAGAATCAGCACAAAGAGTGAACGAAACATAATGTGCAAAAAAGAATGACTTTCTACCGCGATCAACAAAGTACACATACAGTGTGCTTcagataaaatatttcattatgaCAGCTACAACCATGACAACAAAAATAAGGAACTTTAAAAAGCCACTGAAGTTTGATTTCTGTTCGGGCAAATCTACGTGGCGCGTTTTGATTGGACAGAGGATCCGATCCCACACTGCCACTATAGCTTCTTTAGCGCCCGCCCATTCTCCTGGGCCCATCAAACGATACTGGTATGGCGTGTATGGGCCAAAGAAACACTTGTAAGCCAGCTTCGGATTGGTTAAAAGGAGCCGCAGAAAATTTGGCTTCACACCGATTTGAGCGCCGATTTCATCCATATATGGAATGAAATCTACTTGTATGGTATGTCGCTGTGACTTCACATATCTTGACGCCATGGCATCTCTCTTACTTTTAATATCACGCATCATGGTTTCTTGGGTAGGTAGCGTTGTCAGGCCCTTGAAAACCCTGGTAGCCCAACGACACTGTAGCTCTGATATCGGATTAATGGCGCCAATTGGTTGTATGAGTCCGATTACCGCCAGTGTGCCGTGTTTCATGTGTGGaggaaatacatatttgtacatgGTCACTTCGTTGTTGGTCACTTTGACGATGGACTCGTCCAGGAATGGGAATCCGATATTGTAACCCGTCGCCATAATCACTTCATGGATATCTCGTTCGACCGTGCCATCTTCAAATTCCACGCCATCATTACGAAAGCACTTGACGTTAGCTTTGACTTTGACGAGACCTGACAAAATCTCATTTGGTAATATGTCATTCATCGTCGGGTGTTGTTGGGTCGGGTTGTGTTTAGGCTGGAGCCCATATTTGGCATGGTCGAATTTTGCGTTCAGGCGCTTCTGAAGGCGATCTGCCCTCACTGACAAAGGATAAGAATGAACATAACGCGTTATACCAAAGATGTCAACTGGCAGGCCTGTCGGTCCCAATCGATTCAAAATCCAGCTTCCTCTTCTTGTGCTCAAAAACACCTGCAAAAACAGTCAAGGTGTACATCGATGAAACCAACAAGTTACACTAATTAGACAAAGTCAACCGCGTGCAAAACACTCCGTACTTCTGTCATTACATGCCCAGAATGTAGCTATCGAATATCAGTACTCGTCACCTTGACAACATCAATTTTCTTATTCTGCTTTATTTCTAAATTAACTCTACTGAGGCAAGCTGATATTTTCTTTGGGAACAAAATCTCAGTCTGTAAGGGCGCCAGTCAACAGTTTTTGTAGACCAATTTTTATTGACTCGACACTACTGTTTACATCCAGTCTCTATCGTAGAAATAATTGATGGAGATTTGTTTGGGCTGCTAATACTATAACAGatattattttctttgaaatgctaTGCAGAGATAGTGAGGAGGTAGCTGTAGGTACACACTGACAAGGTGCGGGCCAGGGCCTGTATgtgttatgaaaatattttcatttatgttattTGCTGATCATATTTAATCAATCGATGTGATGTTTGCTGAACCCTGTGTATTGAAAAGTAAATAGCATTCCGTTACAGTTGTAAAATTGTTACACGACTTGGATTACATGACCTGCAGGCTGTACCTGACAATCTGGATTGTAATGTGCTCTTTGACTGAAACCTGAACAATTTGTGAAACATAcatatattgtatatttcttttTACCTGAGAAGCAACTCTCGCCAGATCCACTGCAGCATCACAGCCAGAATTGCCGATCCCGATCACCACAACACGTTTGTTCACGTAACCTTGTGAATGCTTATAGTCGTGTGAGTGGACGATTCTGCCTTGAAAATCGTCCTGTCCTGGAAATTTCGCAACATGTGGATCAACATGATGGCCCGTACACACCAACACCGCATCAAAGGTTTCTGTCTTGCTCTTGTCTTTCTCCTTATCTGTATATTCTACATCCCACTTTCCAGTTGCGTCATAATCTGCTGATGGTTTGACGCTATTGATGTGAACTTTGAAATTAATGTACTTTATTAATCCAAAGTGTTCAGCATAAAGTCTGAAGTATTTCATCACCAAGGTATTATGCATGTAGTTTGGAAATTCTTTAGGTGCTGGGAAATCACTGAAACTCATGATCTCTTTGCTTGTATTGATCACTGTTGATCGGAATACACTGGCATGACCTTCTCTGATATCTTCATGGTAGTTCCACAGTCCACCGATGTCTGTACCTCTTTCGAAGCACACTGGTTCAAGACCTTCATCCAGACAACACTTGATGGCAGTCAGCCCACTGGCTCCTGCTCCGAGAACAGCGACCCTCTTAGACATGGTGTAACAGAAAGTAATGCTTGAGGACTTGCTGTGTTAGGCCTACAGGGAAAATTACAATAGTCAATGacaattcttgaccgcggagtgacgtcactttcacctcacgcatgcgagtgaggtgaattgggatttgactatacaggacagtgaacaatgcagaaattatgcgACTaaggacagaacttagtgtttatcattgacataatgttgaaactttgaatactggtgtaaaggttgaaaaatccCCGGGGAAAAATCCACActtaaatattttgttctcacggcagtgtgacgcaaaaatgacgtaaaaaaccgcaagttccccgatgtccgcggtcaagaatagttGCTTATACTGTCTATGCCATTCATACAGTGTGGCTTACAGAAATCTGATTAAAATGGCGACGTTTCAACCTTTGCTTGATCTTGATGTTTGATAGTCGCCTCAATTACTCGTGAGAGCAGGAAAGAACAGTAGAAAATGTCGTAGTCTCTGTACTTTAGTCATGTCCTTGCATAAACACAATGCTGCCGACCGCTATGCGTAGCTGTCTGCAACCACAGTGGGGGAACTTAACAGTGTACCTTGCCACAAGCGACTGTGCCCTGTTCTCAGCTGAACTGCAGTACTGTAGCGAGATATCTTGCCTGGGTATGTGTATCGGATGGCAAAAAGGTACTTCTACGCGTATATCGCGAGTGCTTGCCTACTGGCAGCTTAGCAAATAGCTGAGCACACGTAGGGGACCCTAGCCACTTCGACATACTTTTGCCTGACCGTTTTGACCTCAGTCACTCCATGAACCATGGTCACCCCTGGTGATCTGCACCACCTACACTTTGGTCAGTCGGTATCAAGGTCGACCTGATGAGGGTCCtgcagagcagtctgggtaacagAGCAGTTGGTAATGTCCGGAGCCGGAAATCCTACTCGAtcagggactggtcagtttcttcagcatGGGGATGGGTCCATGGGTTGTGGTccccctgtttttgactttggtgatgggcgGGGTCACCATGtctttgaaatgttcaattcaATAGGAGTGGAGGGAGGGGGTGtctggatgtttgcaaattgaaagtatGTTACGCAAAGCATCACACCAACCTaaaattgcatcattcaattacaGTTTTCGACGCGCCCTTCGGAtgcataagggactggtcagtttcttcggccgggggggcggtggattattttttgccgacgtaaAAAaatggctgaccccccctattccaaatttttaaaacagggtgaccccccattccaaatttcaaaaacagggtgacccccccccccgcacgcgacaactgtaaaacaaaaggtgggcacaaatattatatataaactatcgtttcccgcctaaagtttcaggtcgatcacagccacccgatgagtgtaggcggctctgcagcctatacgaaacaaatttgtagtggaaatgtaatattttagatcatcctgatcaactcagttgtgtatatatatatataatatatatatatatattatatatatatatatatatattatatatatatatatatatatatatattacacatatattatattacatatatatattatatatgtcatttacattttaacagtcattctgtgttttaaagaaattgttgacatgtcagttgtaagataggaatttcaaagtgtcaatcttaaagtttgaataaggtacattttgaatgagctgtgaatgtatttcacactttct contains the following coding sequences:
- the LOC139114291 gene encoding flavin-containing monooxygenase 5-like produces the protein MSKRVAVLGAGASGLTAIKCCLDEGLEPVCFERGTDIGGLWNYHEDIREGHASVFRSTVINTSKEIMSFSDFPAPKEFPNYMHNTLVMKYFRLYAEHFGLIKYINFKVHINSVKPSADYDATGKWDVEYTDKEKDKSKTETFDAVLVCTGHHVDPHVAKFPGQDDFQGRIVHSHDYKHSQGYVNKRVVVIGIGNSGCDAAVDLARVASQVFLSTRRGSWILNRLGPTGLPVDIFGITRYVHSYPLSVRADRLQKRLNAKFDHAKYGLQPKHNPTQQHPTMNDILPNEILSGLVKVKANVKCFRNDGVEFEDGTVERDIHEVIMATGYNIGFPFLDESIVKVTNNEVTMYKYVFPPHMKHGTLAVIGLIQPIGAINPISELQCRWATRVFKGLTTLPTQETMMRDIKSKRDAMASRYVKSQRHTIQVDFIPYMDEIGAQIGVKPNFLRLLLTNPKLAYKCFFGPYTPYQYRLMGPGEWAGAKEAIVAVWDRILCPIKTRHVDLPEQKSNFSGFLKFLIFVVMVVAVIMKYFI